A single genomic interval of Procambarus clarkii isolate CNS0578487 chromosome 61, FALCON_Pclarkii_2.0, whole genome shotgun sequence harbors:
- the LOC138354156 gene encoding uncharacterized protein — translation MFISAPTQVATVMQIIIEEKREKVFTGREWKRRSSPETKTPNLQGNHCTNAVPVLHHCTSTASLYQRCTSTTPLYQHCVTVPTLYQYYTIVPALRHCTNAVPVLHHCTSTASLYQRCTSTTPLYQHCVTVPTLYQYYTIVPALRHCTNAVPVLHHCTSTASLYQRCTSTTSLYQHCVTVPTLYQYYIIVPALRHCTNAVPVLHHCTSTASLYQRCTSTTPLYQHCVTVPTLYQYYTIVPALRHCTNAVPVLHHCTSTASLYQRCTSTTSLYQHCVTVPTLYQYYTIVPALRHCTNAVPVLHHCTSTASLYQRCTSTTPLYQHCVTVPTLYQYYIIVPALRHCTNAVPVLHHCTSTASLYQRCTSTTPLYQHCVTVPTLYQYYTIVPALRHCTNAVPVLHHCTSTASLYQRCTSTTPLYQHCVTVPTLYQYYIIVPALRHCTNAVPVLHHCTSTASLYQRCTSTTPLYQHCVTVPTLYQYYIIVPALRHCTNAVPVLHHCTSTASLYQRCTSTTSLYQHCVTVPTLYQYYIIVPALRHCTNAVPVLHHCTSTASLYQRCTSTTSLYQHCVTVPTLYQYYIIVPALRHCTNAVPVLHHCTSTASLYQRCTSTTSLYQHCVTVPTLYQYYTIVPALRHCTNAVPVLHHCTSTASLYQRCTSTTPLYQHCVTVPTLYQYYTIVPALRHCTNAVPVLHHCTSTASLYQRCTSTTSLYQHCVTVPTLYQYYIIVPALRHCTNAVPVLHHCTSTASLYQRCTSTTSLYQHCVTVPTLYQYYTIVPALRHCTNAVPVLHHCTSTASLYQRCTSTTSLYQHCVTVPTLYQYYIIVPALRHCTNAVPVLHHCTSTASLYQTIPS, via the coding sequence ACAAAAACACCTAATTTACAAGGCAATCACTGTACCAACGCTGTACCAGTACTACACCATTGTACCAGCACTGCGTCACTGTACCAACGCTGTACCAGTACTACACCATTGTACCAGCACTGCGTCACTGTACCAACGCTGTACCAGTACTACACCATTGTACCAGCACTGCGTCACTGTACCAACGCTGTACCAGTACTACATCATTGTACCAGCACTGCGTCACTGTACCAACGCTGTACCAGTACTACACCATTGTACCAGCACTGCGTCACTGTACCAACGCTGTACCAGTACTACACCATTGTACCAGCACTGCGTCACTGTACCAACGCTGTACCAGTACTACACCATTGTACCAGCACTGCGTCACTGTACCAACGCTGTACCAGTACTACATCATTGTACCAGCACTGCGTCACTGTACCAACGCTGTACCAGTACTACATCATTGTACCAGCACTGCGTCACTGTACCAACGCTGTACCAGTACTACACCATTGTACCAGCACTGCGTCACTGTACCAACGCTGTACCAGTACTACACCATTGTACCAGCACTGCGTCACTGTACCAACGCTGTACCAGTACTACACCATTGTACCAGCACTGCGTCACTGTACCAACGCTGTACCAGTACTACACCATTGTACCAGCACTGCGTCACTGTACCAACGCTGTACCAGTACTACATCATTGTACCAGCACTGCGTCACTGTACCAACGCTGTACCAGTACTACACCATTGTACCAGCACTGCGTCACTGTACCAACGCTGTACCAGTACTACACCATTGTACCAGCACTGCGTCACTGTACCAACGCTGTACCAGTACTACACCATTGTACCAGCACTGCGTCACTGTACCAACGCTGTACCAGTACTACATCATTGTACCAGCACTGCGTCACTGTACCAACGCTGTACCAGTACTACATCATTGTACCAGCACTGCGTCACTGTACCAACGCTGTACCAGTACTACACCATTGTACCAGCACTGCGTCACTGTACCAACGCTGTACCAGTACTACACCATTGTACCAGCACTGCGTCACTGTACCAACGCTGTACCAGTACTACATCATTGTACCAGCACTGCGTCACTGTACCAACGCTGTACCAGTACTACACCATTGTACCAGCACTGCGTCACTGTACCAACGCTGTACCAGTACTACATCATTGTACCAGCACTGCGTCACTGTACCAACGCTGTACCAGTACTACACCATTGTACCAGCACTGCGTCACTGTACCAACGCTGTACCAGTACTACACCATTGTACCAGCACTGCGTCACTGTACCAACGCTGTACCAGTACTACATCATTGTACCAGCACTGCGTCACTGTACCAACGCTGTACCAGTACTACATCATTGTACCAGCACTGCGTCACTGTACCAACGCTGTACCAGTACTACATCATTGTACCAGCACTGCGTCACTGTACCAACGCTGTACCAGTACTACATCATTGTACCAGCACTGCGTCACTGTACCAACGCTGTACCAGTACTACATCATTGTACCAGCACTGCGTCACTGTACCAACGCTGTACCAGTACTACATCATTGTACCAGCACTGCGTCACTGTACCAACGCTGTACCAGTACTACATCATTGTACCAGCACTGCGTCACTGTACCAACGCTGTACCAGTACTACATCATTGTACCAGCACTGCGTCACTGTACCAACGCTGTACCAGTACTACATCATTGTACCAGCACTGCGTCACTGTACCAACGCTGTACCAGTACTACACCATTGTACCAGCACTGCGTCACTGTACCAACGCTGTACCAGTACTACACCATTGTACCAGCACTGCGTCACTGTACCAACGCTGTACCAGTACTACACCATTGTACCAGCACTGCGTCACTGTACCAACGCTGTACCAGTACTACACCATTGTACCAGCACTGCGTCACTGTACCAACGCTGTACCAGTACTACATCATTGTACCAGCACTGCGTCACTGTACCAACGCTGTACCAGTACTACATCATTGTACCAGCACTGCGTCACTGTACCAACGCTGTACCAGTACTACATCATTGTACCAGCACTGCGTCACTGTACCAACGCTGTACCAGTACTACATCATTGTACCAGCACTGCGTCACTGTACCAACGCTGTACCAGTACTACATCATTGTACCAGCACTGCGTCACTGTACCAACGCTGTACCAGTACTACACCATTGTACCAGCACTGCGTCACTGTACCAACGCTGTACCAGTACTACATCATTGTACCAGCACTGCGTCACTGTACCAACGCTGTACCAGTACTACATCATTGTACCAGCACTGCGTCACTGTACCAACGCTGTACCAGTACTACATCATTGTACCAGCACTGCGTCACTGTACCAACGCTGTACCAGTACTACATCATTGTACCAGCACTGCGTCACTGTACCAAACAATCCCATCATAG